A stretch of DNA from Natrinema salaciae:
CCGATCCCCAGTGCACCGGCGAGCCGCTCGAGGCTGCCGTCTTCCACCTCGGCGTCGCGGTCGTCGACCCACTCCTCGATGGCATCGATGACCCGTTGCTGGATCCGTTCGTTCAGCCGTGACAGGATCAGGTCGTAGTAGACGCCGTACTGTCCGATGTACTGTTTCAGGGGCATGTCCAGTAGCTCGTGGAGCTTCCCGATCCGCGCCCGATTCTCGAAGAACTCCCGATCGTACTCCCCGGCCGCGAGCGAGACGAGATACGCCTGCTGCGTTTGTTTGAGGGCGTCGACGTCTTTCGGCGATCGGTCGACGATCGCCCGGGTCTGTTCGTAGCGCAATACGTTCTCGTAGAAGTCGTCGGCGATCGTCTCCGCGTTGGCCCGGACCAGCGGCTGGAGGTCCGACAGCCGTCGTTCATCCACCTCATCGAAGCCGATGAACTCCTTTCGCCAGGCAATTTCGTCCTCGTCGAGTCCGATGCGGTCGACGAGGTCGTCGACATCGAGAAAGCCGTTGAGGCCCCCGCGACCGAACGTCTGCTGCGGTTGCATGTGGGAAACGTGTTCGGCCGCTCAATTACCTTTCGTGAGTATTCCCGCCGAATAGGAATACAGGAGTCAACACACGGCGTGCGATGTGCGGGCTGCAAACGGCTCCCGTGGCGCTGCTGTGAACACCCTTATAGGCGTACGTGAACCAGTTTACGTATGAACGTCGTGCCGGATACGAGCGTGGTCATCGACGGCCGCGTCTCGGCGACTATCGAAGACGGGCAGTTCGAGGGAGCGACGATCTGCGTGCCCGAGGCGGTCGTCGCGGAACTCGAGGCGCAGGCGAACGACGGGATCGACAGCGGCTGGGATGGCCTCGAAGAGCTCCAGCGGCTGGCCGACCTCGCCGACGACGGGGTCGTCGAGCTCGAGTACGTCGGGGAGCGGCCCAACGCCATCGAGCGGGGCCACGCCTCCGAGGGTGAGATCGACGCCGTGATCCGGGACCTCGCGGAGGAGCTGGACGCGACCTTCATCACCAGCGACGTCGTCCAGTCGGAGGTCGCGCAGGCGAAGGGGCTCGACGTCGAGTACGTCTCCCCGGAGGTCCGCGACATCGGCACGCTGGCCGTCGAGGAGTTCTTCGACGATCAGACGATGAGCGTCCACCTCAAGGCCGACGCCGTGCCGAAGGCCAAACGCGGCGCACTCGGCGAGATGCGTTACGAGACGATCGCCGACGACCCCATCGACGAGGCGACGATGGACGAGTACGCCCGCGAGATCGTCGAGGGTGCCAAGGAGGCCTCCGGCGGCTTCATCGAGCTGTCGGAGCCGGGGATGAACATCGTCCAGTTCCGCGATTATCGGATCGCCATCGGCCGCCCGCCGTTCTCGGACGGCATCGAGATCACCGCCGTCCGGCCGATCGCCCAGACCGACATGGAGGACTACGAGCACGCCGACGAACTGAAAGAGCGGCTGCTCGAACGCCAGCGCGGCGTCCTCATTTCGGGTGCGCCCGGGGCCGGGAAGTCGACCTTCGCGCAGGCGGTCGCCCGCTACATCTCCGATCACGACTACTCGGTCAAGACCATGGAGAAACCGCGAGACCTGCAGGTCGGGCCCGACATCACCCAGTATACGGAGTTGGGCGGCGAGATGGCCAAGACGGCCGACGCCCTGCTGATGGTCCGGCCGGACTACACGATCTACGACGAGGTCCGAAAGACCGACGACTTCGAGGTCTTCGCGGACATGCGGCTGGCCGGCGTCGGCATGATCGGCGTCGTCCACGCGACGCGACCGATCGACGCCCTCCAGCGGCTCGTGGGACGGGTCGAACTCGGGATGATCCCGCAGGTCGTCGACACCGTCGTCTACATCGAAGCCGGCGAGGTCGAGACGGTCTACGACGTCAAGACCGAGGTCAAGGTCCCCGCCGGCCTCACCGAGGAGGACCTCGCTCGGCCGGTCATTCAGGTCACGAACTTCCAGACCGGCGAGCCCGAGTACGAGATCTACACTTTCAACCGACAGGTCGTCACCGTCCCGCTGAAAGACGAGGAGGGTGGCCCGGCCAACGAGTCCGGCGTCGACCGCATCGCCAAACAGGAGATCGAGCGCGAGATCCGCTCGATCGCCCGCGGCTACGTCGACGTCGAACTCAAGAGCCAGGACAAAGCCGTCGTCTACGTCGAAGACGACGACATCTCGAGCGTCATCGGGAAGGGCGGCGGCCGCATCACCGACGTCGAGAACCGGCTGGGGATCGATATCGACGTGCGCACGCACGACGAGAACCCCAACTACGGCGCGGGCGGGGGTGCCGGCGGCGCGAGCGCGAACGGCGGTGGCGGCGGTTCCGGCGGATCGCAAGCCGGCCAGATGGTCCAGCCCGAGATCACCTCACGACACATCGTCATTCCCGTCGACGGCAACCACGGCGAGACCGTCGAGGTCCAGGCCGCTGGCGACTACCTCTTCACCGCGACGGTAAGCCGCGGCGGCGAAATCCAGGTGTCGCGCGGGAGCGCGATCGCGGAGGAACTCGAGCGGGCGATCGACCGCAAGGACCCGGTGACGGTCGTCCCGTCGTAAAGAATCGACCCGCGAACGAACGGAGTGAGTGAGCGGCGTTTTGCGGGTCGTTACGAGTAGTACGAGAGTAGCGGTCTCGCGGACCGGGCGAGCGGCACGGAATCCGCGTGCGCAGACGAAGTGAGTGATGACTCAGCAAGCAAAGCGTTCTCGGAGCGTATTTCGACGAGCATTTACGCAATGCTTTTACATTTAATGTGATACATTTATCGCATGACGCGTTGTCGCCGTCGACGGTTGCTGACAGCAACAAGTTCCCTCCTTCCGCTCGGAATCGCGGGCTGTCTGACGAACGAGACGGACGAATCGGGTCCCGACAAGAAACCGGACAGTGATGAGGAGTCGTTGTCCTCAGCCCTCGCCGATCCCCTGTCACTGCTTCCGGAACGTATCGGCGACGTGGAGAGCGTTCACGCAGTAACACCGAGCGTATTCGATGGTGTCACAGCGGTACAGACAGCCGTGAACTACCAGTACTTCGCACCGGTTGACGAACTCTCGGCCATCGATTGGCTCGTCGAGATCACCCCGGTCGACGGTCTCCCGATCCGAGTAGTGACCGGCGAGATCTCCACCGACTCCTATACGGACGACCAGCACGTCAGCGATCGAAACGGCCTGTCACTGTACGAACTCGACACCGCCGGACCCGGTGTTCGGACCGCTGCATTCACTGACGGGTTCATGATACACAGCAGCAACGAACAGGCCATCGAAACGGTCGTCGACGCTGCCGGCCGTGAGGACACGGACACCCTGCTCGCGACGCATCCCGAACTCGAGCAAGGGCTGGCAAGGCTCGGCGGATACGACAGCCGGTGGGTGGAACCCGCGACACGAGACATAGCCGAACCGCTCGGTATCGACACCGACACCGCCGTGACCATCGGCAAGGGGAAGCGACTACTGGACGACGATCGCCTCGAGCGGCATTATTTCGTGCAGGTAACGGACGAGTCCATCATCACGACCGACTTCAAAGACCGGTTCGAATCGACGATCCGACAGAGCGATGGGATCGAGGGCCGCCCGACCGTTCGCTCCGATGGGGCAGTGGTCTCCGCTGACACCACTATCGATCTCGCTGACCGCCGGCGCGCTCGTACACACGACAGTCCGGATCTCGGTTCAGAGAGCCGATACGATGCCAGCGCCGAACGGTTCGTCATTCCGATCGTTCGCGGCGACCAAACGCCCGTCGAGGAACTCACACTCAAGGTCGACGGCGCTCCGTACGATCCGGAGATTTGGGCTGACGGTGAGGAAACGATCGAGGAAGGCGACGAAATCTTCGTTCGGAAGGCGGACTCCGAGCCGTTGATGGAGATCAGGCTCGTCCACGACCGGGACACGAACGGCAGTCCAGAACGGACCGTGCTAAACGCTCTCACGTTCGAGTACGACTACGACGAGGAGTCACGCTCGCTGCAGATAACGTACGCCGACGAGTTCCCGTTGGACAGCGCACATGTGTACGGTGGCGTCTACATCGCACCGGAGTGGAAACAACGGGAGCGGATCGTCGACGCGGTGGGCTCGAAGCGAGAATCCGGGCCGAAACCGGACCGGACGATACAGCCGTGGAGCGAGACGGAGATCACTGACGGTGCCACAGCGACGATCGAGAACATCAACCCGGGCGACACGGTCGCAATCGGGTGGAGCAGTGTCCAGGAGACGAGTCTCGATGCGTTCACCGTACCGGAATAAAGCGACGCGACGCCGGATTCGGTCAACTATAGTAGCCAGATCAGGTATCGCCTAAGAGCGCGGTCGCGGAGGAACTCGAGTGGGCGATCGACCGCAAGGACCCGGTGACGGTCGTCCCGTCGTAGACGATCGATCCGCGAGCGAACGACGTGAGCGAGCGGCTTTTCCGTGCAGATTTTTCGAGGAGTGGTGCGCGAGCGGCCGCTACCACGACTCAGAGCGACCAGATCCCCGCTTCCCGATCGAGCAGGGAGACCACGACGACGTGCGGAAGCGTCAGCACGGCGATCCCGACCAGATAGACCGCGAGGACGTCGGCGACGGTCGCGGGCGTCCGCGGGACGGCGATCCAGATACCGACGAGGACGACCAGCGCGGCGACGGTCAACGGCGCCGCGTCGTGGGCGAAGCGGGAAACGGCGGTCCGGATCGCCCCGCGCTCGAGGGCCGCGCTGGCGACGGGGTCCACGAGCATCGTTCTGAGGACGTGCCGGAGGGAGTGCCAGAAACAGAAGTAGAGACCGATCGCGAGAATCGGCGGCACGGTGGCGAAGTAGCAGACGAGACCCAGCGTCTCCGCGGCGTCGACGAGCCACGGCCACCGCTCGCCGGGGCTCGTTCGATGGACTCCGAGGAGGACCGAGAGCGCGATCAGGGACCCGAACCCGATCGTCACGGCCGTCCGAACCGCCGGTTCGAAGAGCGGGTCGAGCGCGGTCGCCGCGCCGGGGTCGAACAATCCGACGAGCGTCTCGGCGACGAACGCGTACTGCGCCGGGAAGGCGACCAACGGGACGAGCATCGGGAGGCCGCCCCTGACGAGGAGGGCGAGCAGCCGGCTGGCCCGCGTCTCGAGGTGGTCGGCACCGACGAACTCGAGGAGCGCGTAGACGTCACCCTGCCCCCAGTGGACGAGCGTGACGAGGACGAACAGGACGAACGCGGCGACGGGCGCGAGAAACCAGACGACGGCGTAGGCGCACCCGAGGAGCAGGTAGAGGACGCCGACGAACGCGAGCGATCGCGGCGTCACCGGGTCGTCTCGGACCCGCGGTAACACGAGGTGGTCGACGGCGCCGTGGGGGAGTCCGAGAACGAGGACGCTGAGCGCCAGCGGCACGTACTGGTAGACGAGCGGCGGCGAACCGAACGCGATCGTCGCCACGGCGGCGACGGCGAGCAGCGAGCCGAAGCCGAGGCTCAGCCGAGCGGCCCGCGATCGGCTCTCGGCGCTCGCTCGGCCATCGGCGCGCCGATCGGTCGTATCACCGGTCATCGGAACTCGTCGGGAACTGCGGAGACGCGCTCGTCCACGCCGAAACGCCGTCGATTCGATCGAGCACCCAGATGTACATGGTGATCCCCTGGACGACGAAGAGAGTGGTTACGAGGAAGAACAGCGCCTCTTCGATCGGAAGCCCGAGGAGCGCGTATCCGGTGGTGTGCGCGTCGGAGATGACCCAGACGCCGAGTTCGATCGCAATCCGATCGACCAGCCAGAGGTACAGCGTCGGGACGGCGATCGCGACCAGTAGCGACCGGCGGGCGTCCCACAGGAACGTCGACCCGAACCCCCACTGGACGGCGAGGACCGGCCCGGCCCAGAGGAATAGCCAGCCCAGATAGTACGTCGCGGTGTCGCCGAGGAGCACCAGGCCGACGACGGCGATCGCCAGCCCGCCGGCGACGCCGAGCAGTCGGTGTGTGCGGGGAATCGCCAGCGACCGATCGGCGGTCGGTCTCACCTGAAACAGCCAGAGCGCGGTCAGTATCGGCTGGAGGACGAAGAAGAGGTACTCCTCGATCGGCGTGTGCCAGACGGTCGCGAGGACGGCACCCTCCCCGTACCACCAGACGCCGGCGGGGATGAGGCGGTTCGTAAACGGCGTCGTGTAGACGACGGCGAGGACGATCATGATGCCGAGTCCCGAGAGGGGGCGAACGCCCCACCAGGCGCGATCGCGCCGGAACGCGAGCCACCCCAGAATCAGGATTGGCGGCAGCAGGAAGGCGAGGTGGATGCCGAAGTACGTGAGCGGAACGGTCATGAGCGGGTCGACGGTCGCCGTCGGTACGCCGGCGGGAACCGGAATCGCCGTGAATGGGGGTACGAACGGGAGCCCAATAGCGCCGTGTCCATACTGGTTAGGGATGGTCGGGACGCTCGATCGAAGCCGGACGAAGACGGCCGAGAGACGGAACCCGGACGGGGACACCCTCGTCGGTCACGGATCGCCCGTGCATCGATCGGGGGTCGGGTCGATCAGTCGTCGCCCGGGACGAGTCCGGGCATGCTAGTGCCGTAGTCCGCCCCGCCGGTGATCACGTCGGGTTCGTCGGCGATGTAGAGCATGGCGACGAACGTCACGGCGTACTTCGTGATCATGTCGAGGATGCTGTATCCCCAGGAGGTGACAACGACGTCCAGAATGGCGAAGCCTTCGACGCCGAGCGCCCAGAGGATCGGGTAGCCGAACCAGCCGACGACGGTGAGGAGTTTCAGCGTCCGGAACAGATCGGCCGTTCCCGTCACCGACGCTTCGGCGGTCCAGTCGACGAGGATGATGTAGACGATCACGAAGAAAAAGATCGTTCCCAGGACGAACCACCACCACCGCAGCACCAGCGAGGACGTGGTCAGCGCGGCGGCCAGGCCGGTGACGCACATCGCGATCGTGAACGCGCAGGCCGTGAGGATCTTCGTCCAGTTCGACCCGGCGATCATCCCGAGCGCGATCAGGATGAACGGGGTCGAGAACGTCCACGTGAGGTATCGACCCCACATCGTCAGGACGCCGTCCTGGCCGGCCGTCGTCGCACCCGCGGCCGGGTGGCCCGGCGGCATCTCGACGATCCCCAGAGTCAGCCCCGACGTGAGCCCGCTGTAACTCGAGATCGAAACGACCGAGATCAGCATCAGCGTCATCGCGATCGCCTTCGACCGGGGGTCCGTCAGGTTTCGCCCGAGGTAGGCGATTCCGAGGATGGTGATCCCCGCGAGGGCGATGTTGACGACGAACGACAGCGCGAGCAGGGTGTTGTCACCACCGAAGACGTACTCGAATAGTTCCCGGTCCGTCGCGACGTTCTGCAGGACGGCGTTCTGGGCGCGGAAACCGAGGTCGTGGACTGACTGCATGAACGGGGATCGCTTCACTACCGCGACATATAAACGAGTGTCCGTCTCGTTCCAGATACTCACGAGCAGTGATCGGAATCGCGTCGGGGGCTCCGCTAGCGCGTCGATCGTGGGCGCCGTCCGTCGGGTACTCGCGTTCGGACCGGCAAACGAAATCGATCGCGGATCGGCTGCGAGACGAGCGTCGCGAAGCCGATCGACGGGAGTCGATGCAGCGTCCTCAGGCCGGCGCAGCCGTCGGCGTCGCGACCCGCTCCAGGACGGAGCGGCTCTGGAGCAGGATCACTCCGAATCCGACCTTCGCCGAGAGGTCGAGCACCATGAACGCGGCGGTTTCCCAGTACAGCGGGAGGATGCCGAACGTCCCCTCCGTGCCAAGGATCCAAATCACCGGGTAGAGGAGCCACAGCAGGATGACCAGGTTGCGGAGTCTCCCGAACAGCGACGCGACTTCGGGGGACTGACTGCGCGCGTTCTCGGAGAGCGTCCCGACGAGGACGTACAGCAGGGTGAGCAGAGCGCCGGTGCTGATCGCCCACCAGGCGATCCGGGTGCCCGTGGTGGACGCGAACGCCGCGATCGCGCCGGTCCCGATCATGAAGATGTCGAGTCCGATCAGCGTCGCGATCGTGTTTCGGTTCGCCCCGGCCAGCAGCGCGAGGTCGAGCAGCAGCAGCGGCGTCGTGAACAGCCAGTCGGCGTACCGCGCCCAGTAAACCGTGAGCGCCTCGTCGCCGACCATGACTTCGGTGACGCCGAAGCCGGTCGCCATCGCGAAGTACATCGCAGCGGCGATGGTCGTGATGAAGATCGTGATGATGTAGAACTCCTGCATCTTCTGGTCGCGAACGCCACGTCCGCGCCCGACGAAGTACAGGGTTCCGAGGGTCATGCCGATCGTGCCGATCCACAGCCATATGGATTCCGGGCCAACTGTTGCGGCCATGGTGGTTGCTAGGGAGGGGGGAATACATACTGCTTGAGCCTAACGGAAATAATCTCCATCGTTGCGTGTATGTCCAGTAATTTGACGCGGGGAGTGAAACCGCAGCGTATTTTGGGACGTTCTGTGTCCGGTCGGATACCCCGATCGCCAAGCGCCTCCCACAACCGATGACTTCGACTGATCCGAACGATCCGATCGCGGACGCACTCCTCGGCGAATCGACGTACGAACGACTCAGAGTAGAGCGATACGCGCTGGTCAAGCGCCGAATTCCGCAAAAGCTCGTCTACCAGAGCGGCCTGCTGTTCGCGCTCGCGCTCGTCGTTCCGATCGTCGCCACGTATCCGTCGTCGGTGCAAGCGGCGTTTCCGGGCAGCGATCCGCTGTGGTCGTCACCGCTCGTCCTCTGGGTCGGAGTCTACGCCGGCGGCATTGAATTGGGGAC
This window harbors:
- a CDS encoding PINc/VapC family ATPase, producing the protein MNVVPDTSVVIDGRVSATIEDGQFEGATICVPEAVVAELEAQANDGIDSGWDGLEELQRLADLADDGVVELEYVGERPNAIERGHASEGEIDAVIRDLAEELDATFITSDVVQSEVAQAKGLDVEYVSPEVRDIGTLAVEEFFDDQTMSVHLKADAVPKAKRGALGEMRYETIADDPIDEATMDEYAREIVEGAKEASGGFIELSEPGMNIVQFRDYRIAIGRPPFSDGIEITAVRPIAQTDMEDYEHADELKERLLERQRGVLISGAPGAGKSTFAQAVARYISDHDYSVKTMEKPRDLQVGPDITQYTELGGEMAKTADALLMVRPDYTIYDEVRKTDDFEVFADMRLAGVGMIGVVHATRPIDALQRLVGRVELGMIPQVVDTVVYIEAGEVETVYDVKTEVKVPAGLTEEDLARPVIQVTNFQTGEPEYEIYTFNRQVVTVPLKDEEGGPANESGVDRIAKQEIEREIRSIARGYVDVELKSQDKAVVYVEDDDISSVIGKGGGRITDVENRLGIDIDVRTHDENPNYGAGGGAGGASANGGGGGSGGSQAGQMVQPEITSRHIVIPVDGNHGETVEVQAAGDYLFTATVSRGGEIQVSRGSAIAEELERAIDRKDPVTVVPS
- a CDS encoding Brp/Blh family beta-carotene 15,15'-dioxygenase, whose amino-acid sequence is MTGDTTDRRADGRASAESRSRAARLSLGFGSLLAVAAVATIAFGSPPLVYQYVPLALSVLVLGLPHGAVDHLVLPRVRDDPVTPRSLAFVGVLYLLLGCAYAVVWFLAPVAAFVLFVLVTLVHWGQGDVYALLEFVGADHLETRASRLLALLVRGGLPMLVPLVAFPAQYAFVAETLVGLFDPGAATALDPLFEPAVRTAVTIGFGSLIALSVLLGVHRTSPGERWPWLVDAAETLGLVCYFATVPPILAIGLYFCFWHSLRHVLRTMLVDPVASAALERGAIRTAVSRFAHDAAPLTVAALVVLVGIWIAVPRTPATVADVLAVYLVGIAVLTLPHVVVVSLLDREAGIWSL
- a CDS encoding lycopene cyclase domain-containing protein, which produces MTVPLTYFGIHLAFLLPPILILGWLAFRRDRAWWGVRPLSGLGIMIVLAVVYTTPFTNRLIPAGVWWYGEGAVLATVWHTPIEEYLFFVLQPILTALWLFQVRPTADRSLAIPRTHRLLGVAGGLAIAVVGLVLLGDTATYYLGWLFLWAGPVLAVQWGFGSTFLWDARRSLLVAIAVPTLYLWLVDRIAIELGVWVISDAHTTGYALLGLPIEEALFFLVTTLFVVQGITMYIWVLDRIDGVSAWTSASPQFPTSSDDR
- a CDS encoding bacteriorhodopsin — translated: MQSVHDLGFRAQNAVLQNVATDRELFEYVFGGDNTLLALSFVVNIALAGITILGIAYLGRNLTDPRSKAIAMTLMLISVVSISSYSGLTSGLTLGIVEMPPGHPAAGATTAGQDGVLTMWGRYLTWTFSTPFILIALGMIAGSNWTKILTACAFTIAMCVTGLAAALTTSSLVLRWWWFVLGTIFFFVIVYIILVDWTAEASVTGTADLFRTLKLLTVVGWFGYPILWALGVEGFAILDVVVTSWGYSILDMITKYAVTFVAMLYIADEPDVITGGADYGTSMPGLVPGDD
- a CDS encoding bacteriorhodopsin, translating into MAATVGPESIWLWIGTIGMTLGTLYFVGRGRGVRDQKMQEFYIITIFITTIAAAMYFAMATGFGVTEVMVGDEALTVYWARYADWLFTTPLLLLDLALLAGANRNTIATLIGLDIFMIGTGAIAAFASTTGTRIAWWAISTGALLTLLYVLVGTLSENARSQSPEVASLFGRLRNLVILLWLLYPVIWILGTEGTFGILPLYWETAAFMVLDLSAKVGFGVILLQSRSVLERVATPTAAPA